ctgtcttcagccatttcagttttcagtcaGCAGTTTCCCTACAGTTTCACTCTAATTCCAATTTATTACAGGAAAGAGATTAAATACATACAGAACAATTTAACAGCCTAGTTGGGTTCAGTTCTCTTCCAAATTTTCCATGGGGCATAAAAGCTTTCCTTTCCCAAAGATAACAACCAAATTAAGCAGCTGTTCTTATTGCTGTACGGTCACAATACTCTGGTCTTAAGTAAATGGCTACTAAATCAAGCAGAAGAAAGCTGCTAAACAGACACCTCCATGGTTccctatttttaaagcattttcagaatCAGCCTGAAGGATAAGGGGAGGGTTTagggtttttaaaataattcagtatcaCCCTGGCAAGACTTACAAAGGATCCTGCTGgtgctggtttgggttttgccTCCACATGCTAACACTGCACAGACGTGTACAGCTGACATACCACTTGGGCACACTTTGGGGTGGAAGCTAATACCAATTATGAATAAAGTTTCtgttttataagaaaaatgggaGTGACAGAACTCCAAATACAATCTACTGACTGTTCATTTTCCACTTGCCTTCCctcactgttttaaaatataacataACCAtattgttacttaaaaaaaaaaacacaggaagggAATTAGGTTACCTGAGAGAAAAGTGCTGGAGTAAGAGAAGCAGTTGGGAGAGAAGGACTCAGAATCCCCAGTGGACTTGGATCGCTGCCTGTAATGACGAGAGTAGGAGCCAACTCCAGCCCTTTGGGTTTTTTAGATCTGGAGAGGTGATTGGCAAATTCCTTCTCCAGCACGGATGAATCCTGCTCTTTGGGCTCCGGGGACTGATGCTGAAGGCTCTGAGCTTGCTCCAGCTGCTGAGAAGCCACGGACTCTATGTCCGTGTCAATGTCCAGGTCAGGATTAGAGCTCAGGGGCGGCGACGGGGGTGTGGAAGGAACTTGCAGAGTGGGAGAAACTGAGGATATGGGTGGAGTTGGGGTGAAGCTGGTGGTCAAGTTTGGCAAAGGTGCCGGAGCTTCAGGGACAGTTAACTTGGGTAGAACAAGCGTCTCCAAGGTCTGGAGAGTTTCTTCCGATCCCATGGGAAGAGAGGATGCGGTTGAAGTGGCAGAAGCAGTGGAAGTGGCAGGGACCGCTGGAGTGGTAGAGACCAGGGGGACAGATGAAGGCTTTTTGGAGGGCATGGTTACAAACTTGATGACAGAGGGTGTTGGGTCCTGAGCAGGTTTCTTCTCTGTCAGCTTCTCAGCTGGATTCTCAATCTTGATGGACCTGAAGAGTTTTACGCTGGAAGAGTTCAGGGAGTTCAGAGTAAAAGAGGAGTACAAGCCTGAGTGGATATAGTCATTGCGGCTGGAGGATTTAGCACATGACTGAGACTTCTCCTTCCCACAGTTTTCCACATCCTTTGGAGCACTGCTAACTTCCGCAAAACCAGTCATTTCAGGGTCTCCTTCTATACGGCCCACGACAAGTGGATCCATATTTAAAATCTCCGGATAAGAAACAAACTTGTACACAAACTTCTTACCATTCACTTTTTTAATGATATTCTGTGGGTAAGAAGATACATATATTTAGACCttcttcaaattaattttcttcctacaaacACTGCCTAAAATAGACTGAGGAATTAGACAGTCTGTAATCTTTCAtcaaaaattgtttcttttttcttttaaaaacatactgcaTTCTTGCAATTCAGTTATGCTCCCAAAATATCATTTCCAGAGCTCGCAGACAAAACACTAGAACAGGTGAGCTTAACCTGACATTAAGTATACTAACAGCAGCCTTAAAATTGCCAAGCAATTCCGTTTAACATATTTGAAAAGATCAGCTAAGGAACAAAAATATACCCACTACGCCCATCAAAGATCACTGACCTGGGTACAGTAAGCGTAATCTAACAGGAGAACCTGCAGAATTAAAGCTTACAGGTTTGCAGAATTGAGAGCTAATACTTCAAATCAAACCACCTTTATTCTTAATAAGatgataataaaagaaaataagtagttGAACTAGTCAGCAGAATGTAGGCTAATCAGCTATTTCAATACCACAAAATAACATACGTTGAACTCGTTTTGCTCCTAAGTGAAATACCACACACAATTTGGACATAAGAAGATTCTTATTTGTCGCACAATTATTATTACTGAGACTTCTCAGTACAAAGTCAGATTTGTGCTACCCAATAATAAACTCCAAGCAACATACCACCTGCTACAAACCGACAGGTTCCTCAGAAACTgcgttttatttttttgtctcgTACACCCACACAATAACAGTTGCGGGATAAATGGCTTATTGAAACGAAGGTAAGACTCCCACACTGTGGTTCTAGTTCAGCTTTTCCACGCTACCTGTGCACTAATAAAAGGCTCTCGCAAGTTATTAGAAGACATTAGCTAAACAAGAGAAGCATCTTACTCTGCTAGACTAAACTCGCTGACCACATTAGAGATGCAATTCTGaatgcaaggagaaaaagaaaaatacttcggGCTGCTTCACTGAAAAATCCTTATTTTGATAGCCCCGTTGTAGAGACAATTGCAGAAAAGATCTCAAGGTGGTGCAATATTCACCACCTCAATCATCATAACCATTTTGTTGCTTAAACTGGAGTATTGAGGATTTTAACCGTTGCAAGGGCACATATTTTTGGAAAGGGGATTAGTATTCAAAGACAAATTCGTATTAGCAAAGACATAAATCAAAGAAGATAACATTCTGCACAAAGCTATCTAGAACCTTATGAACTAACCACTGGGGAGGAAATGCAGCACAATGATAAACGAAAGAAAAAAAACGCTCTAAACATAAACTAGTACACCTTACTTAAGTCTGGGAGACAGAAGTGACACCTATCCCCTTgaagagaatgaaaaaggaaacaaagctcaTTAGGCAGAAGCTGGTAAGATGGATAAGGATTGGAGGTGGATTTACGGACTTTGTTACCTTCACATAATAGTATCTGAGAGCACGGCTGAGTTTATCATAGTTCATACTGGGCTTGTTCTTGCGGATTCCCCAGAGTCTGgccacctcctctgcctgcagcagtttGAACTCCCCGTCGTTGGAGGTCCAACAAATGATATTCTTGTTCTGAGGCTCTTTGAGGAGTTGGAGGAGGAACTGCCACAGGGTGATAGCACTGTCCATAGCAGTGAGCTGAAATTCAGAAAGGCAGATAAGAGGCAACAGATTAGGAACAGCGCATTTTCTTCGTCTCCCTAGAAGGGGGTAATGGAGCAGAGATGTTATTTCCAAAGCCAGCAAGAGTAAAAATTATTAGTCACCAGTCGTGAAAGATGTTCCCTGCAGAACAGAGAGGCTGAGAGCCAACTGCTGTCGTCTCCTCCCACATGTCAGTACTTTTCACATGGGTTATATTTAGCCTCATTTAACTAAATCAGGTCACTTTGGGTAAGTTGCAATGAGTCACTGtccaaaaaaaatttttctaaGTTGTTCCATGTTCACCCACTCTGACTTGTACTGCTTTATGAGGAACAGCTCAGGTGCACCCAGGTAAAAATCAAACCACCCACTCGCCGCCTCCTTTCCTTACCTGCACCCACCTCCAACCTCGGTATCTTTAAGAAGACAGAGCAGATCAAGTAACTGCTTAAGTTACCTGAAGATGCCACAGTGCAGAACAACTCAATTTTCCTTCAGTTCACATTTCTATTGCCTCTTTGTAAGCAGCCCTCTCAACCAACCCTCAGTCTCCTCTCTTTCAAaactcctttcttttccaaattccaTCCCTGTCTTTTCTAAGAGAGTAAACAAGTAAAATGATTTCAAATGctacctttgcttttcttttgattcCTGCCATGTCTTACCTACATCAGTCACTTAGGCTGAGACTTTCTAGGACTAGTATCTGTCAGTTGATTCATGCACTTCCAGCATGGTTTTCTAGCACTGAAGCTGTCAATGTATAAATTCATCAAGGAGAGACAAGGCAGTTGAGATGACATTTTTCCTTGACCATATCTGACCACGTGAAACAGTACTTCCACAGATATTTTTAGGCAGAACACTAATAATCTTGTCTGCACAGGGCAAGTATAAGATACATTGTGAATTAACCAGATAAAATTATGTTAATTCAGTATCCCATACAGATTCTCTTACTCCAGAACAGAATGGCGTCTATTAATGCAGCTTAAACTTCtaccaatgaaataaaaacaaacccagcCACTCTGGAGTAAGAACCATCGCGATGAATTACactaaaaatgttttgatatgCATAACTGCTAGAtattttccccacacacacagttAAACCGCAATAAAGGCAAACCTAAACAGTACAGGGGTTTCCATCTGGGTGAATCTGCAGCCTGAGCAAACAAATGCTATTCACAAGCAGAAGCTCCAAAACAGAGGCATCAAGTCCAACTTCAGCAAGCAGGACCCACGCCCATATTGTCTGAAGTCCACGTATACGCAGGGATAAGTTTAAGATTCAGTCGGGACTGCCAGTTCATCTTTGTTACCAAAGCCTTTTATTCCAACCTCATTACTGCCCAGCACTTATCCAGCCCTATATAAGGAAGAGAATGGTCTACATGTCAGAGCTTCAGAATTTAGTCAGCCCTGTAAAAGGATTACCGCTGACAGTTTACACAGGACTACACATTCTTATTGAAATAAGGTGCCCTAGGGCAGGTACTTTTTTGGGCACAGCCCATTGCATTTAACCTATTTTTAAGAATACCTGCCTAATGGCACACTTACATGACTACACAGGGATGTTACATTGATCAAGTCAGTTAAATTGCTGCAATTACAAGGCACAATCTCAAAATGAAGGACACCCACACCATCTTGTTATGCTGGCCTAAGGTGCTTTCCTTGTTAATTACTGTATGCATACAACTCCATGCTTGCCCAAATTAATTGCTCAGTACTCTAAGAAAATATCAGCTGCTGAACGCTGTGCTTTGAGACTCTTCCCACACTGCACCGTGGCATGCCAGCTGAACCGTATGGGAACTCAGGGCCAGGCAACCACATTAAAACTCTTCCAGGACTTCTCCTCCGACCTGTATTCACGTTTGCCAATAACATTTCATATCTGCCTACTGGCAACGCAGAGGACGTGCGCGCTGCAGAGCATCACAAGCGGAGCCTCATTATCCTGTCAGGATGATGCACATGCATGGGGTGTTGTGTAGACATAAGGACTTGATTCCACCATTCTGCAGAGCTGTCAATACTAGTGATATGTGTTAAcagagaaagagcaggaaaatgaagTTGAGTGATTATTCCCACGCTACATTTATCTACAGCACTTTCAAAACCCATAAGCAGCACTGCACCAAATAGCACTGACTGATGCAATGGGAGGCAATCACGTAGAAATTAGATTAGCAGCAGAATTTGAGAGtggcaaaggcttttttttctcctcctaaaAATCCATGCAGATTTCATCCCAGAATTTAGATGCTATTATTTCATTGGGCTGCTTCCCTTTAGTAAGAAGTACCTTGCCGTTACCTCAAAGCTCACCAACTTCTACCGCAGTCAAGCATTACTGCCTCCGTCACGGCTGGTTTTGAATCGAGTTGGAGACGCACGATGCTGACAGACCAGCGCTCTGACAGCACAAAGTTCAGCAATACCAAGTACGCATGGAGTGACCGAAATGATGGAAgacacaagatttttttaaaaaaaatcacctttcccAGTGATGAGCTATGTTGTTCTGAGGAGTATTTACCAAAATAAGAAAGAGTCCATGCTACCTAAATCCCAAATACTGCGGCTTTGTGGCTGGAAGGATCCTCCTCCCAGGGGCAGAGTTACAGACTGTACTGGGATGCTAGATTGATCAAGTTACTACTGATGTTTCTGCATTTACAGGCTTTAGGGTTGTGATGATTCCGTCCATCATTTGGAGGATATGCTGCATATCCTCAGCACCCTctactttaaaaagtcttttgttAGACACATTAACAACAGGGTGCAGAAGTTTTACTTATTCCTTCGCTGTCGTACAACAGGAGCAGAGAGCACTTTGGAACTGTTAATGGGTAGGTTATATTGCATATGAGAGAACGAATGTCcctctttattaaatatttattgtctGCATCTACAGGAAAGAATGGAGAGATACCTCCATGGAACTGGGAGTCTACAGTTTTTCTGAAGATTATATACAGACAAAGGAAGAGCCAGAAAATAACCCTTCAAATTGGTCAAAGCAATGGGATCACAGGTGGATCGTGCCCCTTCAGAGTCCAGGACTAAGATGTAACTAGGAAAGTATAATATGTACACAGGAAACAACGTTGTATTATTAACCAAGacatttcatttaacttttttattaaagTTGCTTTGATACGGCATAAGAATACATCAAAGAACTGttgcttcttcaggaaaaagcagaataaaaaaacatCCCACAAGACGTAAAATTAAAACCAGTATAGGCGAGATGAGCACTTCTCTTTGTTTAAGAAGAACCGACTAACATGTTAAAAAGGTTCTTCCTTCTTCAGCACCTGAGGCAGAAGGCAGCTGACGCCTTTCATGAGCCTTTACCTTGCAACCACAGGGACTGCGCAGCGGTTCAAGCTCCTTGTGCTATCTGCGTTCTGCAGAACATCTTCAGCTGCCCTGGCACAGGGGCACCAGCTGTTACAGAGGCTCCCGTCCACACCACAGCCGTGTTCAGGGCCACGTACTCAAAAACATCCCCCTCCTGCATTGACACTGGAAGGAATTCAGAAGATCTTCTTGTCCTTTTTATTCAGATGTGCAGCAAAACCCACACTTCAGGGATGTTACAGGCCCATTAGTTAGAGAAACTAAAGAAATCAGGATGAGGTCAGGAACCCACTGTCCCACTCCTGCTCTACACTAACAATGAGATGTTACTTCTCTCATGATTTGTAAACAGCTTTTCAACTTTCAAAACCAAgtctcttttcatgaaaaggcaTCAATCTCCTAGCACAGTTCCCCGTCAGCATAAAAAGCTTAGTagtttgattgctttttcttcaagATGAATACAGCAATAATTACAAACATACCACTGCAAACCATCTTTTTGCTGAAGGTTATTTTCCTTGTAAGAGtccatggagaaagaaaaaggtctCATTTGAAAAGACAATGAGGGAATTAGGCAGCGAGGCAATACTGCTGCTTATGACGACGGCCTTTCCACTTCTGCACCATTTGAgtacaaggaaaaaatagttgCCAGAGGCAGAGGGCAGTTATACTTTGTAATGAGTATGCTAAAATAGAGCACTATTATTGTCTTGAGATCTTCTCTGACGCCTACGGATGACCCTTGAAGTATACTGAGTAGCTGACAGAATTTGGCTGCAGTACTCTAAATACAAGCGCTGCAAACTCGAGCTTTCTCATGTTGCTGCAGCTTCGTTTGAGGTTGCTGTAGCTTTGTTGGAGGCCTTGACTTTACAAAGCCTTGAGTTTACAAAAAAGCCAGGCCATGAGATATGTATCTTTTCCGGTGACTTCTCCTCGTGCATCTGTGCCACAACGTGCTCCACGCAATCCATTTGATTACAGAGCCTCAAGGCTTTGCATCTTCTGTGGAAGGAGAGTGCGCAATCACTGGGTGGCACAGCAGACAGGAGGAACAGTTTAGGAAGTGGCATACGGTAATCTCTCCCGTGGCCAGCAGCTACACTTACTATTGCAAAACAAACTCAAGCGTTCATCCCTTCGTGCTCTGAAAGGAGAGGGACACCTCGCTACGCCCCAGCaaggcagcagccagccaggcCCTGAGAAGGTAGCAGAGGCAGGAGCGGGGGGGTCTGCCCTAACCCCCGTCTTCAAGGTCTTCTGGCAGATTTCCTGTGCTTTGACTCAACACCAAGAACAGCTCAAGTCATCTTTCACCTCAATTTGTTCCAACAGCCTCTTATAAGCATCTGCAGCCTGATGACTTCTCCAGATGGACTGAATAAAGCAGTCAGGTCTACAGCCTTGTCAGAACCCACACAGAAACGAAGGGCGgtgcaaaggaaagaaaggatgtCACACGGATGTTACAGTGAGGACAAAATCATCACCACCACGTATTTATATGGCACGATTACAGCTGTCCAGGTATTTACACAGAAGTGACTTCTCAAAAGATGACTTTGGAAGCAGCACAGACCCGAGGTAAACACAGGGCAGCACAGAAACCTCTTCTCAGATCACAAacactttgttaaaaaaaaaaagaaacaaaaactgcaGCAACCGTTAGTTAGAGATGGTCTTGGGGACCTCACACTTTATGATGCAGGTCAGACATTCAGCTGGCCAGCAGGTGAGCAAATTAAGTCTTTACACAATTCCAGGAAAGCCGGACTTGCTGTGCATACAACACACGCGCACCTGCACATGCGCAGCAAAGCTGAACTATTAAGACTTTACTGTGCAAAACTATTCCCATGGTTTCTTCATAGTTTAAGATGGCCATGGTGTGTGAACAGAAGGAATTTGTAGACAATAACTCCTGCTACATTGTGCAATATTCCTGTGGACACGAGGCCTTAGATAGCTGTTCCAGGAAAATAAACAACAGCATAACTTTGGTTGAAGGAGATTTTTGGAGGTCACAGGCCCAACTTCTTGTTCAAAACAGGgttaacttcaaagttagatcaggttgttcagtgTCTTTGTCCAGccaactaaataaataaatggctgccctattccttttattttagtAAAGGGACAAAGAGCTGTAATGTTGCTGATAAAGTATCTAATTAAGTGGTTATCAACACATAACCAAGCAACAATTTCATTAGCGCAGCACTTAAAATATCCCATTACTAATGAAcctttcataaaatattttcacgCTCCTAAGACTGCAATTCACCTGAACTAGTACTTTTAGGATTTTATCAATTTTGATTCATTGTAGAAAGAGCCTGCTGCCCGACACCTATGAAACCTACTGTCCAAAACCCAGCCTCTTTAGGGTGCTAGTATCCACCTATCGACATACTCTGATGTGGTGGGAAGTGTGTAAGGGTATTTAGTCCTTTTCCAGAACACACAGAGCATCGTTAACAGTACTTTAATTATTCCATCACTTGTTTTGTTAGCTTACTTCCCGAAGGCAGGTGAATTACCAGTTAAAAGCCTGTTATATGCGTAAAATTACTGTTTACAAGAAATTAAACTAGAGATGCAGACCTCTACATCTGCAACACCACCGTTAAAAAATTCCAAACCCTGGCAGCTTTCCAAGTAGTAATCAAATTGTACCTTCTCTAATAAATACTAAAATCAggtaagaataagaaaaaaaccaccctagaCTCCAATAAATTCTCGTCTTCCCCTTGGCTCTGGCATTCACTGCACCGTTGTTTCCAAATCAGTCAGGAAAATCAGCTTGTTCTGAAAGAGAAGCCGTGGTTATCAAGGCAGGAAGCTCCTTGGAAGGAAATGCTGGAGGATGTCCTCACGATAAGAGCTGCTCCAGAGTTTTCACTGCCTAATCCCACTCCAAGTTTGACAGTTGTATTTACTTAAAACAAACGTTACAATAAATTTTGGGTTCTTGGCTCAAAAATTAAGTTACTTTACATGAAATTAAGGTGTTAGCAAATATTTGGGATTTTAGGCACAACTTGCTTCAGATTCTTAACTCCTATCTGAGAAAtgagtattttccttttctaagtaAGTATTTTTTAGTGTTCTCCACTTTTCAGATGCCTGAGAAAACCTTCCTATAGTagcaaaaaagcaacagaaaacaagcCACGAGGGAGAACAGCGGCATCTGGATTCCCATCGTACTTATGGCTGAAGACTCAAGTTGGTAGCAGCAGATGAGCCAAACAGCTTTTtcgtttttttaaatcttgatacAGAGTCAACAGTGCCCGCTTTGTTATTTAATATGGTTTTGACTAGCACACTCTGatactaaaaatgttttaaccTGTTTGAACATGGCCAATAAGGGGGACTTCAAAGCACAGTCCATGTACTTCCTCCAGTTGCTACCGTCATTCTGATCCTCCATCCCCGGCTAAGGATGACTGACACCCCAGTGCGGCTAGTTTTAGGGACAGCAGACCTCATCTCCCTGCTTTACCATACTTTGATGAAGAGTCTCCCTTTTCTACCTCTCCTTTTATAGGATAAGAGACTGAGGAGAACATGGGAAGGTTTAGGAGAAATAGAGAGAACGGTAAACTTCAAAAATGAAATGCCTCTGATCAGTTACTTGGTTGGTTTGTGACACTGGTGTGATTGTTTCCGAGTAAGccataaaaatacttatttccgTGGAAGCTCCTCTTTAAGTAGATTACACTTGCTTCCTCCTTATCTGCCACCACAATGGGCTGAGGGGAACGTTTACCAACAGCGGATTAAATTAGCTTCAACAGGCACAATGTGTCTGCTGAAAGCAAAAGCATCCTTGTTTAAGAGTAAGGGGTCAGGTCTCCACATCACGCTATGGAGTAAACCCCGAACAAAAGGTTAAATGTTTTATGTTGATCCTAACTTTATTATGAAAAGGAAGTCTCATTTAAGATGGAAAAGGTTTCCTTTAATAATGTTTATAATACACTCAGCCTGGTTGCTATGACGATGGAACAACTATTCTCTACAAACAGGCGCTAAGACCCTAAAAATAAACAGGCCGACAAAAATCACGAACATGCAGCTTTGTCAGGCAggctgtgcctggtgctgggATCGTGTTCGTTCTGAATATGATGAAGATAAAGAAATGCTAATGACTAGATTCTGCACCCACTGAACGGAGCACTCGCCTACAAAGCCATTCCTGTATTTCTCAGGAGCTGCTACTTAAAAACGACACCACTGAAGTCAGAACTCTGgattcccaccccccccaggcAGCAGAACAATGGGGATTATTGGAAGTTTGTCTGCGAGAATAAGGTAAGTATTGTGGAAGCAATACACACGTAcacgtatatatgtgtgtgtatatgtatatatgcatacaaaataataaaagtgtACCAGCATGTATTTGCATGCTTTCTCCATGGACTCACTTATTGATGTGGGTAGGCATCCACCCATTTCACACAGAGGAGTacacaagtattaaaaaaaaaaaaaaaaaaaagcagcagactcGGGAATTCAAGCAGCCAGCCCTCGATCCCGGCCGCTCGCTGTAATCTCCCACCGGCAGAGCGAGGCGGGTCGGTCAGCGCCACACGGCAGCGGCACGGAGCGGACACCTCCCACCTGCCTCCGGACGCCGCGCCGGAGCGCAGCCCGCCCGCTCAAACCCCACTCCAAGGCTTCTCCCCCCCGCTTCGTCCCCACGCGCGGAGCGGAGaacccggcggcggggcgcgaaGCGCCCCCGGTCGCCCCGCAGATCAAAGTCCCGAGGCGGGCTGCCGCCCTCCGGAGCCGTCGCTTTCGTTTCCCGGCTTCCTGACGCGGGCGAACCCCGCGGGCGGACCGACCCCGCGCACACAGCCGCCCcaccccggcccctccgccgAGAGAAGCCCCCCCGAGGCGGCGACTTCCCGGAgatgcccccagcccccgccccgaTCCCCTCAGACACCGCCGGCGCCGCCCCGGGCCTCCtcagccccgccgggccccgcgccggTCCCTCCCCCGCGCAGGACGGAGCCCGTTCGCTCCCGGCCCGGAAGCCACCCCGCTGTAcccggccgccgcgggcgggCCGGCCCGGGCCGCCCGCACTCACCGAGGAGGAGCCCCGCCGGTCCCCGGGCGTCGCGGTCCCCTCGCGGCGGGCAGGTGCTGGGagcggctcccccgccgcccttCATGGCCGGGCGCCcccccggcgggccgggcgcCGGGCCCCCATCCCGGGCGGGAGGAGCCAGGCGAGCAGCGAAGGGCAGcggtgcggcggcggggcgggggggagcggcggcgcgtTACATGGCGGGACGCGGAGCGCCAGTCCCTCCGCCGCGGAGCCTCCGCGGCCGCCGTACGCCACACTTCCGCCCACGGCCCCGCAGGGGCGCGGGGCGCTCGCGCGCGGCGGCCAATCCCCACGCGGACCGGGGACGCCGCCGACCAATGGAACGGCGCTGCCCGCCCACCGCTCGCAAAGCCCGCTGGGGAGTGTAGTCCGCGGGGCCTAGCGCCCGCCCGGGCCGCTCGCAGCCATgtgcccgcggcccggcccggccccgccgccgccggccccctcGGCTCGGCGCAGGCGGCCGCGGCCTGCCGGGAGCCCGAGGCGCGGCAGCTCCCGGGGAGACGTTTGCATCGCGTGTCACGAATGACACGGAACCCCCCCGCGCTGAGGGACCCCACCGGCGGGGTCCCTCAGCCACAGCGGGGCACGGGCCGCGTCGTGAGAGGGGAAGGGGCTCAGGCTGGAGcgagctgcaggagatgaaaaggtttaaaaaaaattcaaaaaatattaaaaaaaaattttaaaaatataaataaaaagagaaatcccACAAAACCGGGGAGGTTATTGCGCAAAGCGAggtgaaggggagggaggagaacgGGCTCAGGAGAACGGGACAACCCAGCGCGGTCCCTCTTCACCTGCCGGCGCTGACGGGCTCTCGTAAGCAGAGCTCCCCGCTTTTCCTATACCAAGAAACCGGCacgtaaaaatatttcttcccgGGAGAAAGGCGCTACCGCGCGCTCGTGTTCTCCCCAGGGAACGTGGTGGCACCAGGCCACTTGGTTCAAGAAACCCACCTGGATGTATTCCCCGCGGAAGGCCACGGGGTTCGGCCAGGGCTCTGTGGATGTTCTCTGTTCCTGGATCTTTTCCATGGCTCACCCGATCCCAACGCGCTGGTGGCAAAGGCGCGATGCCTCCCCGGACCGAGCAGAAGGGAGAGGCGATCCCGGgcctgctgcaggagggcaggcaggagactgcacacacagcagcagcCTTAATCGCCCTGAAGCTCATTAAAGCCCACACTCAAGTCCCCAGGAAAGTGCTCTTCCATGGCCACGTAACTGTTCATTGCTAAGGTGCGCTGCCTTGGCCTACAGATGATCGGTCTCGGTCCTGAGGAATCTACTAAAAAAAGCACTCTTCATACCAGTTTGAGAGCAGAGTTATTTTCCATTGGATCAGGCATGAGGAGCAGAAGGTGAAGTGCCGAGAAGGCAgtgctctcccccttccctccgaTGAGCAAACAGCCCTCGCTGCCTCGCCATCAGATTCCCACCCAttggcagagaaggaaaaaatttaAGCAGCACTTCACTGTCAAACACCGCACATGCCAAAACACGCAGCTTTGAGTTTCCTAGCCACATGCCGGTAAAAGGTGAGCTGCGTTAGTACAAAGTCTTCTCTGCGCATTTCACCCAACTGCCTTCTCACAAACTTGAGTCCTGCTCAATACGTGGGTACGAGCCAAAGCTCCGCACAGCCTGGCACGTTTTTGCTGGGGAAGC
This genomic interval from Calonectris borealis chromosome 26, bCalBor7.hap1.2, whole genome shotgun sequence contains the following:
- the ELK4 gene encoding ETS domain-containing protein Elk-4 isoform X5; this translates as MDSAITLWQFLLQLLKEPQNKNIICWTSNDGEFKLLQAEEVARLWGIRKNKPSMNYDKLSRALRYYYVKNIIKKVNGKKFVYKFVSYPEILNMDPLVVGRIEGDPEMTGFAEVSSAPKDVENCGKEKSQSCAKSSSRNDYIHSGLYSSFTLNSLNSSSVKLFRSIKIENPAEKLTEKKPAQDPTPSVIKFVTMPSKKPSSVPLVSTTPAVPATSTASATSTASSLPMGSEETLQTLETLVLPKLTVPEAPAPLPNLTTSFTPTPPISSVSPTLQVPSTPPSPPLSSNPDLDIDTDIESVASQQLEQAQSLQHQSPEPKEQDSSVLEKEFANHLSRSKKPKGLELAPTLVITGSDPSPLGILSPSLPTASLTPALFSQTPILLTPSPLLSSIHFWSTLSPVAPLSPARLQGANTLFQ
- the ELK4 gene encoding ETS domain-containing protein Elk-4 isoform X3; the encoded protein is MDSAITLWQFLLQLLKEPQNKNIICWTSNDGEFKLLQAEEVARLWGIRKNKPSMNYDKLSRALRYYYVKNIIKKVNGKKFVYKFVSYPEILNMDPLVVGRIEGDPEMTGFAEVSSAPKDVENCGKEKSQSCAKSSSRNDYIHSGLYSSFTLNSLNSSSVKLFRSIKIENPAEKLTEKKPAQDPTPSVIKFVTMPSKKPSSVPLVSTTPAVPATSTASATSTASSLPMGSEETLQTLETLVLPKLTVPEAPAPLPNLTTSFTPTPPISSVSPTLQVPSTPPSPPLSSNPDLDIDTDIESVASQQLEQAQSLQHQSPEPKEQDSSVLEKEFANHLSRSKKPKGLELAPTLVITGSDPSPLGILSPSLPTASLTPALFSQTPILLTPSPLLSSIHFWSTLSPVAPLSPARLQGANTLFQCYQMALCTSQCFVISTVAHLMLISPPSLFL
- the ELK4 gene encoding ETS domain-containing protein Elk-4 isoform X1; the protein is MDSAITLWQFLLQLLKEPQNKNIICWTSNDGEFKLLQAEEVARLWGIRKNKPSMNYDKLSRALRYYYVKNIIKKVNGKKFVYKFVSYPEILNMDPLVVGRIEGDPEMTGFAEVSSAPKDVENCGKEKSQSCAKSSSRNDYIHSGLYSSFTLNSLNSSSVKLFRSIKIENPAEKLTEKKPAQDPTPSVIKFVTMPSKKPSSVPLVSTTPAVPATSTASATSTASSLPMGSEETLQTLETLVLPKLTVPEAPAPLPNLTTSFTPTPPISSVSPTLQVPSTPPSPPLSSNPDLDIDTDIESVASQQLEQAQSLQHQSPEPKEQDSSVLEKEFANHLSRSKKPKGLELAPTLVITGSDPSPLGILSPSLPTASLTPALFSQTPILLTPSPLLSSIHFWSTLSPVAPLSPARLQGANTLFQGEIFKEYSMIVLLRYGQFLNGIVYRQSSPSEKWSG
- the ELK4 gene encoding ETS domain-containing protein Elk-4 isoform X4, translating into MDSAITLWQFLLQLLKEPQNKNIICWTSNDGEFKLLQAEEVARLWGIRKNKPSMNYDKLSRALRYYYVKNIIKKVNGKKFVYKFVSYPEILNMDPLVVGRIEGDPEMTGFAEVSSAPKDVENCGKEKSQSCAKSSSRNDYIHSGLYSSFTLNSLNSSSVKLFRSIKIENPAEKLTEKKPAQDPTPSVIKFVTMPSKKPSSVPLVSTTPAVPATSTASATSTASSLPMGSEETLQTLETLVLPKLTVPEAPAPLPNLTTSFTPTPPISSVSPTLQVPSTPPSPPLSSNPDLDIDTDIESVASQQLEQAQSLQHQSPEPKEQDSSVLEKEFANHLSRSKKPKGLELAPTLVITGSDPSPLGILSPSLPTASLTPALFSQTPILLTPSPLLSSIHFWSTLSPVAPLSPARLQGANTLFQLFKMQ
- the ELK4 gene encoding ETS domain-containing protein Elk-4 isoform X2; this translates as MDSAITLWQFLLQLLKEPQNKNIICWTSNDGEFKLLQAEEVARLWGIRKNKPSMNYDKLSRALRYYYVKNIIKKVNGKKFVYKFVSYPEILNMDPLVVGRIEGDPEMTGFAEVSSAPKDVENCGKEKSQSCAKSSSRNDYIHSGLYSSFTLNSLNSSSVKLFRSIKIENPAEKLTEKKPAQDPTPSVIKFVTMPSKKPSSVPLVSTTPAVPATSTASATSTASSLPMGSEETLQTLETLVLPKLTVPEAPAPLPNLTTSFTPTPPISSVSPTLQVPSTPPSPPLSSNPDLDIDTDIESVASQQLEQAQSLQHQSPEPKEQDSSVLEKEFANHLSRSKKPKGLELAPTLVITGSDPSPLGILSPSLPTASLTPALFSQTPILLTPSPLLSSIHFWSTLSPVAPLSPARLQGANTLFQFPSVLNSHGPFTLSGLDGPSTPGPFSPDLQKT